Proteins encoded by one window of Fischerella sp. PCC 9605:
- the thiC gene encoding phosphomethylpyrimidine synthase: MRTEWVAKRRGLSNVTQMYYARQGIITEEMHYVAQRENLPVELIRDEVARGRMIIPANINHTNLEPMCIGIASKCKVNANIGASPNSSDINEELEKLRLAVKYGADTVMDLSTGGGNLDEIRTAIIKASSVPIGTVPVYQALESVHGRVENLTPNDFLHVIEKHAQQGVDYMTIHAGILIEHLPLVRNRLTGIVSRGGGILAKWMLHHHKQNPLYTHFRDIIEIFKKYDVSFSLGDSLRPGCTHDASDEAQLAELKTLGQLTRKAWEHDVQVMVEGPGHVPMDQIEFNVKKQMEECSEAPFYVLGPLVTDIAPGYDHITSAIGAAMAGWYGTAMLCYVTPKEHLGLPNPEDVRNGLIAYKIAAHAADIARHRPDARDRDDELSRARYNFDWNRQFELALDPDRAREYHDETLPADIYKTAEFCSMCGPKFCPMQTKVDADALTELEKFLAKDKEVVPQG; the protein is encoded by the coding sequence ATGCGAACAGAATGGGTCGCCAAGCGGCGTGGGCTGAGCAATGTTACTCAAATGTACTATGCTCGTCAGGGTATCATTACCGAAGAAATGCACTACGTCGCCCAGCGGGAAAACCTCCCCGTCGAGCTAATCAGAGATGAGGTAGCGCGGGGACGGATGATTATTCCTGCGAATATCAATCACACAAACTTAGAGCCAATGTGTATTGGCATTGCCTCTAAGTGTAAAGTAAATGCCAACATTGGTGCTTCTCCCAACTCTTCTGATATCAATGAAGAACTGGAAAAGCTAAGACTGGCAGTAAAATACGGTGCTGATACCGTCATGGATTTATCTACTGGCGGCGGTAATTTAGATGAAATTCGCACCGCGATTATCAAAGCTTCATCCGTTCCCATTGGCACAGTGCCAGTCTACCAAGCTTTAGAAAGCGTTCATGGTAGGGTTGAAAACCTCACTCCCAATGATTTTCTCCACGTGATTGAGAAACACGCCCAGCAAGGGGTAGATTACATGACTATCCACGCCGGGATTTTGATTGAACATTTGCCCTTGGTGAGAAACCGCCTTACTGGCATCGTCTCTCGCGGTGGTGGCATTCTAGCAAAGTGGATGCTGCATCATCACAAACAAAACCCACTTTACACTCACTTCCGAGACATCATCGAAATTTTCAAGAAATATGATGTCTCATTTAGCTTAGGTGACTCACTACGTCCTGGTTGTACCCATGATGCTTCTGATGAAGCGCAGTTAGCCGAACTCAAAACCCTCGGACAATTGACCCGCAAAGCTTGGGAGCATGACGTACAGGTGATGGTCGAAGGCCCCGGACACGTCCCAATGGATCAAATTGAGTTTAACGTTAAAAAGCAGATGGAAGAGTGTTCAGAAGCACCTTTCTATGTTCTGGGGCCATTAGTCACAGACATCGCTCCCGGTTATGACCATATCACCTCTGCTATTGGTGCGGCTATGGCGGGATGGTACGGTACTGCTATGCTGTGCTACGTGACACCCAAGGAACATCTAGGTCTTCCCAATCCTGAAGATGTGCGAAACGGGTTGATTGCCTACAAGATTGCGGCTCATGCGGCGGATATCGCCAGACACCGCCCAGATGCGAGAGACAGAGACGATGAACTCTCCCGCGCTCGTTACAACTTCGACTGGAACCGTCAGTTTGAATTGGCGCTTGATCCCGACAGAGCTAGAGAATACCACGACGAAACTCTGCCAGCAGACATTTACAAAACTGCTGAGTTTTGCTCAATGTGCGGGCCCAAGTTCTGCCCAATGCAAACCAAAGTGGATGCAGACGCGCTAACAGAACTAGAGAAGTTCTTGGCAAAGGATAAGGAAGTTGTGCCACAGGGTTAG
- a CDS encoding fasciclin domain-containing protein: protein MPDIVDIAVSADSFKTLVTAVQAAGLVDTLKSPGPFTVFAPNDDAFAKLPPGTIQTLVQNIPQLTRILKYHVVPGKLKQADLAQLGTVTSVEGSTIKIDCSDGFEVKNATVLAADIEADNGVIHVIDTVILMG, encoded by the coding sequence ATGCCCGATATAGTTGATATTGCTGTTAGTGCAGATTCCTTCAAAACTCTGGTGACGGCTGTACAAGCAGCAGGATTAGTAGATACATTAAAAAGCCCCGGCCCATTCACTGTGTTTGCACCTAATGATGATGCCTTTGCCAAACTACCGCCAGGAACTATACAAACCCTGGTTCAAAATATTCCCCAGCTAACGCGAATTTTAAAATATCATGTCGTTCCTGGCAAGCTAAAACAAGCTGATTTAGCTCAACTCGGTACTGTAACTTCAGTGGAAGGTTCAACGATTAAAATTGATTGTTCTGATGGTTTTGAAGTGAAAAATGCCACTGTTTTAGCAGCAGATATCGAAGCTGATAACGGCGTTATTCACGTTATCGATACAGTCATTTTAATGGGTTAA
- a CDS encoding hemolysin family protein — protein MISFPGLSWTDVGLRLLSVLLLIAINAFFVTAEFSMVTVRRSRIHQLVEAGDIQAVAVEVLQHSIDRLLSTTQLGITLSSLALGWIGESTIVVLVRSWLLSWPLPGRMSALIAHSLSIPIAFFLIAYLQIVLGELCPKSVAMLYSEQLARFLGPFVRAIVRFFKPFIWILNQSTRCLLRLFGIEYTGQSWRPPVTPEELQLIISTEHESTGLQAEERELLKNVFEFGDVTAQAVMVPRTNIVVLPNDATLQTFLEQMAATGHSCFPIVGESLDDIRGIVYFQDLAKPLAAGKLILEAQIQAWMRSIRFVPENTPLNELLPMMQQEKLGMVVVVDEFGGTVGLVTIEDVIAQIIGDIGATETTDELLIDLVDEQTFLVQAQINLEDLNEVLRLNLPLRKEYQTLAGFLLYQLQKVPSLGETLRYQNLEFTVMSIKGPRLHQIQVRRLEG, from the coding sequence GTGATAAGTTTTCCTGGCTTGAGTTGGACTGATGTAGGGCTGCGATTGTTGTCAGTACTACTGCTGATTGCTATCAATGCTTTTTTTGTTACGGCCGAGTTTTCGATGGTAACAGTACGGCGATCGCGCATTCACCAGTTAGTTGAGGCTGGTGACATTCAGGCGGTAGCAGTTGAGGTTTTGCAGCACAGTATTGACCGATTGTTGTCTACAACTCAATTAGGGATTACCCTTTCGAGTTTGGCACTGGGGTGGATTGGAGAAAGTACAATTGTCGTTTTAGTGCGATCGTGGCTCCTATCCTGGCCTTTACCTGGCAGGATGAGTGCTTTGATCGCCCATTCTCTATCAATCCCGATCGCCTTTTTTTTGATTGCTTATCTGCAAATTGTCTTGGGTGAATTGTGTCCCAAATCTGTAGCTATGCTGTACTCAGAACAACTAGCACGGTTTTTAGGGCCTTTTGTTAGAGCGATCGTCCGATTTTTTAAACCTTTTATTTGGATTCTCAACCAATCTACCCGCTGTCTGTTACGGCTATTTGGCATTGAATATACAGGTCAGAGTTGGAGACCACCCGTTACTCCTGAGGAACTGCAACTAATTATCTCTACAGAACACGAATCTACTGGTTTGCAAGCTGAAGAACGAGAACTGCTCAAAAATGTTTTTGAGTTTGGGGATGTAACCGCACAAGCAGTCATGGTTCCCCGCACAAACATAGTAGTGCTGCCTAACGATGCTACCTTACAAACTTTTCTTGAACAAATGGCAGCAACAGGTCATTCTTGCTTCCCTATTGTCGGAGAATCTTTAGATGATATTCGTGGCATTGTTTACTTTCAAGACTTAGCAAAACCTTTAGCTGCGGGCAAGTTGATTTTAGAAGCACAGATCCAAGCGTGGATGCGTTCAATACGATTTGTGCCGGAAAATACGCCCTTAAATGAACTATTGCCCATGATGCAGCAAGAAAAGCTGGGAATGGTAGTAGTTGTGGATGAATTTGGTGGAACGGTAGGACTGGTTACTATTGAAGATGTCATTGCTCAAATTATTGGTGACATAGGCGCTACAGAAACTACTGACGAATTGTTGATCGATTTGGTTGATGAGCAAACATTCTTAGTGCAAGCGCAGATCAACTTGGAAGACCTTAACGAAGTGTTACGTCTCAATTTACCTTTGCGGAAGGAATACCAAACACTAGCAGGCTTTTTGCTGTATCAATTGCAGAAAGTTCCTTCCCTTGGTGAAACCTTACGCTATCAAAATCTGGAATTCACTGTTATGTCGATTAAAGGGCCTAGGTTGCATCAAATTCAGGTACGACGCTTGGAGGGGTGA
- a CDS encoding FAD-dependent oxidoreductase translates to MKLKKAVVIGGSIAGLLAARVLAEHCDSVIIVERDRLPLQPQMRKGVPQSAQPHVLLVRGYRILEELFPSIGSQLSAAGALTLDWMREFHFFTQGRWSKNAVVSSEIVSLTCSRPLLEWAIRQHLAEFSQVQFVEQHRAIALLTNPSQTQVTGVKLQSLAGEGLKELSSDLIIDASGRRSHAPQWLENIGFTPPPETIVNPFLGYATRRYKQPEDFAEDWKVMLITQEPPKNTRLGYLAKIEGGEWIATLGGYGRDFPPLENEGFLAFARSLSSPRFYETIKDAEPVSPVYAHRATANRLRHYEKINMPVGFVVLGDAVCALCPVYGQGMTVSALSAMLLKDWLSDTELQPSRFQKNLAKSNSFHWMLATTQDSRFLTTLGRKEPSWANKLLVWYNQTLIESSNVDTELRTLFVEITHLLKSPLTFYHPQVVFRVLTQKKISSNLS, encoded by the coding sequence ATGAAGTTAAAAAAGGCTGTTGTCATTGGTGGTAGTATCGCGGGTTTGCTAGCGGCGCGTGTACTTGCAGAACATTGTGATTCAGTCATAATTGTGGAACGCGATCGCCTACCTTTGCAACCGCAGATGCGTAAAGGTGTACCACAATCAGCGCAGCCCCATGTTTTATTGGTGCGAGGATACAGGATTTTAGAGGAACTTTTCCCCAGTATCGGTTCACAGTTGAGTGCTGCTGGTGCGCTTACCCTTGATTGGATGCGGGAGTTTCATTTTTTCACCCAAGGCCGATGGAGCAAAAATGCCGTTGTGTCTTCTGAAATTGTTTCCTTGACTTGCTCTCGTCCCTTGCTAGAATGGGCAATCCGCCAGCATCTGGCAGAGTTTTCTCAGGTGCAGTTTGTAGAACAACATCGGGCGATCGCCTTGCTGACAAACCCCAGTCAAACCCAAGTTACGGGTGTAAAATTGCAATCTCTTGCGGGCGAGGGTTTAAAAGAGTTGTCATCTGACTTAATAATTGATGCTAGCGGCCGTCGTTCCCATGCACCCCAGTGGCTAGAAAATATCGGATTTACACCACCACCAGAAACCATAGTTAACCCATTTTTGGGATATGCCACCAGACGTTACAAACAGCCAGAAGATTTTGCTGAAGATTGGAAGGTCATGCTAATTACCCAAGAACCCCCAAAAAATACTCGCTTGGGGTATTTAGCCAAGATAGAAGGTGGAGAATGGATAGCTACTCTTGGTGGTTATGGGCGTGACTTTCCGCCGCTTGAAAATGAGGGCTTTTTAGCATTCGCCCGCAGTTTATCTAGTCCCAGATTTTATGAAACCATCAAGGATGCGGAACCAGTGTCACCTGTTTATGCCCATCGTGCTACTGCAAATCGGCTGCGTCACTATGAAAAAATTAACATGCCTGTGGGCTTTGTGGTATTAGGCGATGCAGTTTGTGCCTTGTGTCCGGTTTATGGTCAAGGAATGACAGTCAGTGCTTTATCAGCAATGCTTCTCAAAGACTGGCTAAGTGATACTGAACTTCAGCCTTCACGCTTCCAAAAAAACTTGGCAAAAAGCAATTCTTTTCACTGGATGCTAGCTACAACACAAGACTCTCGTTTTCTTACCACATTAGGTAGAAAGGAACCTAGTTGGGCTAATAAACTTTTGGTTTGGTACAATCAAACGCTTATTGAAAGCAGCAATGTGGATACCGAATTGCGTACTTTATTTGTAGAAATTACCCACTTACTCAAATCACCTCTAACTTTTTATCATCCCCAAGTTGTATTTCGTGTACTCACACAAAAGAAAATTTCTAGCAATTTGAGTTAA
- the bcp gene encoding thioredoxin-dependent thiol peroxidase, protein MPSLQDIPQAGEKAPDFTAPDQNGNSVSLSDFQSDWLVLYFYPKDDTPGCTTEAKEFSEFSQEFTALGAKIVGISPDTEKSHCKFINKHNLSLQLLSDPEHQVCEAYGVWQLKKFMGKEYMGVVRSTFLIAPDGQLAYVWSNVKVKGHVQAVLAKLQELQAAQ, encoded by the coding sequence ATGCCTTCACTCCAAGATATTCCCCAAGCAGGAGAAAAAGCACCTGATTTTACTGCCCCCGATCAAAATGGTAATTCAGTCAGCCTTAGCGATTTTCAATCAGATTGGCTTGTCCTCTACTTTTATCCAAAAGACGATACTCCTGGTTGTACGACTGAAGCCAAAGAATTTAGCGAATTTTCTCAAGAGTTCACCGCCCTAGGGGCTAAAATTGTTGGCATTAGTCCCGATACCGAAAAGTCCCATTGCAAATTTATTAACAAGCACAACTTGTCGCTACAACTATTGAGCGATCCAGAACACCAGGTATGTGAAGCCTATGGTGTGTGGCAGTTAAAAAAATTCATGGGCAAAGAATATATGGGTGTGGTGCGGTCAACTTTTTTAATTGCCCCTGATGGTCAGTTAGCTTATGTTTGGTCGAATGTGAAAGTGAAAGGTCATGTCCAGGCTGTATTGGCTAAGTTGCAGGAATTGCAAGCAGCACAATAG
- a CDS encoding pentapeptide repeat-containing protein — translation MANEEHVALLKKSVESWNSWREENPDIKPDLCQANLCKADLASANLESANLCEVVLTSANLKSANLCCAQLCRANFIQANLLEANLSCAHLFQAKLKMADLSKADLSKANLASADLSETTFRDAKLVGTNLSGADLSAAELMRANLGEANLSHAQLGGANFTEAVLTRANFSKTNITQADFSEANLEQADLSEAVLSGSELRKANLIEADLAGADLSRANLTEANLSGADLAKANLTGANFSKAVLTGANLCLAKLTGANFSWAKLEGAIITWTDLDANFSHADLTNADLTKSHRSNGNFYQAKLPDSK, via the coding sequence ATGGCTAATGAAGAACATGTTGCACTCCTGAAAAAAAGCGTAGAAAGTTGGAATTCATGGAGGGAAGAAAACCCAGATATTAAACCCGATCTTTGCCAAGCTAACCTCTGTAAAGCTGACCTTGCATCTGCCAATCTAGAATCAGCTAACCTCTGTGAAGTTGTATTGACATCTGCCAATTTGAAAAGTGCAAATCTTTGCTGCGCTCAGCTTTGTAGAGCCAATTTCATCCAAGCTAACCTCTTGGAAGCTAATCTCAGTTGCGCCCACCTGTTCCAGGCAAAATTGAAGATGGCTGATTTGAGTAAGGCTGACTTGAGTAAAGCCAACCTCGCCAGTGCTGATTTAAGTGAAACTACTTTCAGGGATGCGAAACTTGTTGGCACTAACCTTAGCGGAGCTGATCTTAGTGCAGCAGAACTGATGAGAGCCAATTTAGGTGAAGCTAATTTGAGTCATGCTCAATTGGGAGGGGCTAACTTCACTGAGGCTGTTCTTACTCGCGCCAACTTCAGCAAAACAAATATCACTCAAGCTGACTTTAGTGAAGCAAATCTTGAACAAGCTGACTTGAGCGAGGCTGTTCTCTCTGGAAGTGAACTCAGAAAGGCTAACTTGATCGAAGCCGATCTGGCTGGTGCTGATTTGAGTAGGGCTAATCTCACTGAGGCTAATCTAAGTGGAGCCGATTTAGCTAAAGCGAACTTAACCGGTGCTAATTTTAGCAAGGCAGTCTTGACAGGTGCTAATCTCTGCCTAGCTAAACTTACTGGAGCCAACTTTAGTTGGGCTAAGCTTGAAGGAGCAATTATTACCTGGACTGACCTCGATGCCAACTTCAGTCACGCTGACCTTACGAATGCCGATCTAACAAAGTCTCATCGTAGTAATGGCAATTTTTATCAAGCCAAGCTTCCCGATAGTAAATAG
- the pyrE gene encoding orotate phosphoribosyltransferase, with amino-acid sequence MTYQAESLTQSDIWADSSDMAILRDKLLDLFCQLAYQEGDFVLSSGQRSSYYINGKEVTLHPQGALAIGRILLSLLPPDTQAVAGLTLGADPIVTAVSVVSAYEHRPIPALIIRKEAKGHGTRAYIEGPNLPEGANVVVLEDVVTTGQSAMKAVERLRAASYTVNKVISLVDRKQGGAEFYESVGLKFQTVFTIEEIQERYRQITN; translated from the coding sequence ATGACTTATCAAGCCGAAAGCCTTACCCAGTCTGATATTTGGGCAGATAGTAGTGATATGGCAATTTTACGTGACAAATTACTAGATTTATTTTGCCAACTGGCATATCAAGAGGGTGATTTTGTTCTCTCTTCTGGACAACGTAGTTCCTATTACATCAATGGCAAAGAGGTTACGCTCCATCCCCAAGGTGCTTTGGCAATTGGTCGTATTCTCTTATCGCTATTACCACCAGATACTCAAGCAGTGGCTGGTTTAACACTAGGGGCAGATCCGATTGTTACGGCAGTGAGTGTGGTTTCTGCCTACGAACACCGCCCGATACCAGCGCTGATTATTCGCAAAGAAGCTAAAGGACATGGGACGAGGGCGTACATAGAAGGTCCCAATTTGCCAGAAGGTGCAAACGTGGTCGTTTTGGAAGATGTTGTCACTACCGGACAATCTGCAATGAAAGCAGTTGAACGCCTGAGAGCAGCAAGTTATACTGTCAATAAAGTAATTTCCCTAGTAGATCGCAAGCAGGGGGGAGCAGAGTTTTATGAGTCAGTAGGGTTGAAATTTCAGACGGTGTTTACGATTGAGGAGATTCAAGAGCGGTATCGGCAGATAACGAATTAA